A portion of the Enterobacter sp. SA187 genome contains these proteins:
- the cdsA gene encoding phosphatidate cytidylyltransferase: MLKYRLISAFVLIPVVIAALFLLPPVGFAIVTIAVCMLAAWEWGQFSGFTSRNARVWLAVLCGLLLAGWLLLMPEYHYNVRQPLVEGALWASLGWWIAALLLVLFYPASASLWRHSKALRLVFGILTIVPFFWGMLTLRAWHYDDNHYSGALWLLYVMILVWGADSGAYMFGKLFGKHKLAPKVSPGKTWQGFIGGLFTAAVISWGYGVWANLDVAPSTLLVCSIVAALASVLGDLTESMFKREAGIKDSGNLIPGHGGILDRIDSLTAAVPVFACLLLLVFRTI, encoded by the coding sequence TTGCTGAAGTATCGCCTGATTTCTGCTTTTGTATTAATCCCCGTCGTTATCGCGGCGCTGTTCTTACTGCCGCCGGTGGGATTTGCTATTGTCACTATCGCCGTGTGCATGCTTGCCGCATGGGAGTGGGGGCAGTTTAGCGGTTTCACGTCCCGGAACGCGCGGGTATGGCTGGCGGTATTGTGCGGGCTGCTGCTTGCGGGCTGGCTGTTACTGATGCCGGAATACCATTACAACGTCCGCCAACCGCTGGTTGAAGGCGCGCTGTGGGCATCCTTAGGCTGGTGGATTGCCGCGCTGCTGCTGGTGCTGTTTTATCCGGCGTCGGCCAGCCTGTGGCGACATTCAAAAGCGCTACGTCTCGTGTTCGGTATCCTCACCATTGTGCCGTTCTTCTGGGGAATGCTGACGCTGCGCGCCTGGCACTATGACGATAACCACTACAGCGGCGCGCTGTGGCTGCTGTATGTCATGATCCTCGTATGGGGCGCAGACTCCGGGGCATACATGTTTGGTAAACTGTTCGGCAAGCATAAACTGGCGCCGAAAGTATCGCCGGGCAAAACCTGGCAGGGGTTTATTGGCGGTTTATTTACGGCCGCGGTAATATCCTGGGGCTATGGCGTGTGGGCAAATCTGGACGTTGCGCCTTCCACGCTGCTGGTGTGCTCAATTGTCGCAGCGCTTGCCTCTGTACTCGGTGATTTAACGGAAAGTATGTTTAAGCGTGAAGCCGGTATCAAAGATAGCGGTAACCTTATTCCAGGACACGGCGGTATACTTGATCGCATAGATAGCCTGACAGCGGCGGTGCCGGTGTTTGCCTGTCTGTTATTGCTGGTATTCAGGACGATTTAA
- the rseP gene encoding sigma E protease regulator RseP, translating to MLSILWNLAAFIVALGVLITVHEFGHFWVARRCGVRVERFSIGFGKALWRRTDKQGTEFVIALIPLGGYVKMLDERVEPVIPELRHTAFNNKTVGQRAAVIAAGPVANFLFAIVAYWLVFIIGVPGVRPVIGEITPNSIAASAQITPGTELKAIDGIETPDWDAVRLQLVSKIGDAQTTISVAPFGTDSRQNKTLDLRDWAFEPDREDPVASLGIQPRGPQIEPVLAQVQADSAASKAGLQAGDRIVKVDGQQLTQWMTFVTLVRDNPGTPLALDIERQGSPLSLTLIPDTKPGSGKDEGFAGVVPKIIPLPDEYKTVRQYGPFSAIVEATDKTWQLMKLTVSMLGKLITGDVKLNNLSGPISIAQGAGMSAEFGLIYYLMFLALISVNLGIINLFPLPVLDGGHLLFLAIEKLKGGPVSERVQDFSYRIGSILLVLLMGLALFNDFSRL from the coding sequence ATGCTGAGTATTCTCTGGAATCTGGCGGCGTTCATTGTTGCGCTGGGCGTGCTGATCACGGTGCATGAATTTGGCCATTTCTGGGTTGCTCGTCGTTGTGGTGTGCGGGTAGAGCGTTTTTCCATCGGTTTTGGTAAAGCGCTCTGGCGTCGCACCGATAAGCAGGGTACGGAATTCGTTATCGCGCTTATCCCTCTTGGCGGTTACGTTAAAATGCTGGATGAGCGCGTAGAGCCGGTGATCCCGGAACTGCGCCATACCGCATTTAACAACAAAACCGTCGGGCAGCGTGCTGCCGTCATTGCTGCGGGTCCCGTAGCCAATTTCCTCTTTGCTATCGTCGCTTACTGGCTGGTGTTTATCATCGGCGTGCCTGGCGTGCGCCCGGTAATCGGTGAAATAACACCCAACTCAATCGCCGCCAGCGCGCAAATTACGCCCGGCACGGAACTTAAAGCGATTGATGGTATCGAAACGCCTGACTGGGATGCTGTGCGTTTGCAGCTGGTGTCCAAAATCGGCGATGCGCAGACTACAATCAGCGTGGCCCCCTTTGGTACTGACAGCCGTCAGAACAAGACGCTGGATTTACGCGACTGGGCGTTTGAGCCTGACCGCGAAGATCCGGTCGCCTCGCTCGGCATTCAGCCACGCGGTCCGCAGATTGAACCGGTACTGGCGCAAGTGCAGGCTGACTCCGCTGCAAGTAAAGCAGGTTTGCAAGCAGGCGACAGGATCGTTAAAGTCGATGGTCAGCAGTTAACGCAGTGGATGACCTTTGTCACCCTTGTCCGGGATAATCCCGGCACGCCGTTAGCACTGGATATCGAAAGACAGGGCAGCCCCTTGTCTTTGACACTGATACCAGATACAAAACCGGGTAGCGGCAAGGACGAAGGGTTTGCAGGCGTGGTGCCTAAAATTATCCCGCTGCCTGACGAGTACAAGACAGTACGCCAGTACGGACCATTCAGCGCCATCGTTGAAGCCACGGATAAAACCTGGCAATTGATGAAGCTGACGGTCAGTATGCTGGGGAAATTGATAACCGGTGATGTCAAACTGAACAACCTCAGTGGGCCGATTTCTATCGCCCAGGGGGCTGGGATGTCAGCAGAATTTGGGTTGATTTACTATCTGATGTTCCTCGCTCTTATCAGCGTGAACCTTGGGATCATCAACCTGTTCCCGCTTCCTGTTCTGGACGGGGGGCACCTGCTGTTTTTAGCGATTGAAAAGCTAAAGGGCGGACCGGTATCCGAGCGAGTTCAAGACTTTAGTTACCGCATTGGCTCGATTTTGCTGGTGTTGTTAATGGGGCTTGCACTTTTCAATGATTTCTCTCGGTTATGA